One region of Erwinia tracheiphila genomic DNA includes:
- the icd gene encoding NADP-dependent isocitrate dehydrogenase: MESKVVVPAEGQKITLEKGKLSVPDNPIIPFIEGDGIGVDVSPVMIKVVDAAVQKAYNGERKISWMEIYTGEKSVALYGQDVWLPQETLDLIKEYRVAIKGPLTTPVGGGIRSLNVALRQQLDLYICLRPVRYYTGTPSPVKRPEDTDMVIFRENSEDIYAGIEWKAGTAEADKVIKFLRDEMGVKKIRFPEQCGIGVKPCSEAGTKRLVRAAIDYAIVNDRDSVTLVHKGNIMKFTEGAFKDWGYQLAKEEFGGELIDGGPWIRIKNPNNAKEIIIKDVIADAFLQQILLRPAEYDVIACMNLNGDYISDALAAQVGGIGIAPGANIGDECALFEATHGTAPKYAGQDKVNPGSVILSAEMMLRHMGWTEAADLIVKGMEGAIAAKTVTYDFERLMDGSKLLKCSEFGDAIVKHM; this comes from the coding sequence ATGGAAAGCAAAGTAGTTGTTCCGGCGGAAGGTCAAAAAATTACTCTGGAAAAGGGCAAACTCAGCGTGCCTGACAATCCCATCATTCCCTTTATCGAAGGTGACGGAATTGGCGTTGATGTTTCCCCAGTTATGATCAAGGTTGTCGATGCCGCCGTACAGAAAGCTTATAACGGTGAGCGTAAAATTTCCTGGATGGAAATTTACACCGGTGAGAAATCGGTAGCGCTTTATGGCCAGGATGTTTGGCTGCCGCAGGAAACCCTCGACCTCATTAAAGAGTATCGCGTGGCTATTAAAGGCCCACTGACCACGCCGGTCGGCGGCGGTATTCGCTCATTGAATGTTGCCCTCCGTCAGCAGCTCGATCTTTATATTTGTCTTCGTCCTGTTCGCTACTACACGGGAACTCCCAGCCCGGTAAAACGTCCGGAAGACACTGATATGGTGATTTTCCGTGAGAACTCAGAAGATATTTATGCCGGTATTGAGTGGAAAGCAGGCACAGCAGAAGCCGATAAAGTCATTAAGTTTCTGCGCGATGAAATGGGCGTTAAGAAAATTCGCTTCCCTGAACAGTGTGGCATCGGCGTCAAGCCGTGTTCTGAAGCGGGGACCAAACGCCTGGTGCGCGCGGCGATTGACTACGCGATCGTAAATGATCGTGATTCGGTCACGCTGGTTCACAAAGGTAACATCATGAAATTTACCGAAGGTGCATTCAAAGACTGGGGCTACCAGTTGGCGAAAGAGGAATTCGGCGGCGAATTGATCGATGGCGGCCCCTGGATTCGGATCAAAAATCCGAATAACGCTAAAGAAATCATTATCAAAGACGTGATTGCCGATGCCTTCCTGCAACAGATCTTGCTGCGTCCGGCTGAGTACGACGTCATTGCCTGTATGAATCTGAACGGTGACTACATTTCTGATGCGCTGGCAGCACAGGTTGGCGGCATTGGCATTGCGCCCGGAGCCAATATCGGCGACGAATGTGCGTTATTTGAGGCGACACACGGTACGGCACCTAAATATGCGGGCCAGGATAAAGTGAATCCCGGCTCCGTGATTCTTTCCGCTGAAATGATGCTGCGTCACATGGGCTGGACAGAAGCCGCTGACTTAATTGTTAAAGGAATGGAAGGGGCTATCGCTGCCAAAACCGTTACTTATGACTTTGAGCGCCTGATGGATGGCTCTAAGTTGCTGAAATGTTCAGAATTTGGCGATGCTATCGTTAAGCACATGTAA